Proteins encoded within one genomic window of Brassica rapa cultivar Chiifu-401-42 chromosome A09, CAAS_Brap_v3.01, whole genome shotgun sequence:
- the LOC117128478 gene encoding uncharacterized protein LOC117128478 has protein sequence MAKTRGDLPKKFTAPKKGLIDGGDASTSNNKNDQAQEKKKVDKGKDVVIEAEDSDHNSSGSEGQVQAKKRKRVAKKPTIKVPSATAINNKLRAMDIHPSLFVDEEILEKLGILSDVQLLLRNMGLWKMMSTCQRGYPVPACQFLSTLEATFHISHDPHETEGHGFITFKVDRKSYTMGFKEIASVMGLRDRKRHKFKKFEGELNKFWKEIGAGEYDISAIKSADILHPALRYVHKLLATTLYARKEVGRIVQDELHFLIFGIGSITTDYRQGRYEHQPGTVGIFIERLIYYKKWAWTSHDKKPKLFILGLITPLLEAMNIPLVGDEIEFAVMDEVHLDRTGFLDGILDGKYIYRYKKGSRKESCSVLLPCLPSTSLRYRENLTFHPPPSALFHPATQEMPLKISRKKKQPGDDSTESEDVEQPIPSTVYGSSRYYFEPLTTPLPDGPLRDAHNQIRALQRGQKYQDRTISRLVKSINYLAGKLKKLTMRTKRSHASTTEASEEGIRDDMQTEATGPVQDHRHSYHGDATATQS, from the coding sequence ATGGCAAAAACAAGAGGTGATTTACCGAAGAAGTTTACTGCCCCAAAGAAAGGATTAATTGATGGGGGAGATGCAAGCACTTCGAACAACAAGAATGATCAAGctcaagaaaagaagaaagttGATAAGGGAAAGGATGTGGTTATTGAGGCTGAGGATTCTGATCATAATTCGAGCGGAAGTGAGGGACAGGTTCAAGCCAAAAAGAGGAAGAGAGTGGCTAAGAAGCCAACTATCAAAGTACCATCAGCCACCGCAATCAACAATAAACTTAGAGCCATGGATATTCATCCCTCTCTATTTGTTGATGAGGAAATACTTGAGAAGTTGGGGATTCTCTCCGATGTGCAACTTCTTCTTAGGAACATGGGACTTTGGAAAATGATGTCTACATGCCAAAGAGGATATCCAGTACCAGCCTGTCAATTCCTATCAACCCTTGAAGCAACTTTCCACATCTCTCATGATCCACATGAGACGGAGGGTCATGGCTTTATCACTTTCAAGGTGGATAGAAAGTCTTACACGATGGGTTTCAAAGAGATTGCAAGCGTAATGGGGCTTCGGGACAGAAAGAGGCATAAGTTCAAGAAGTTTGAGGGTGAACTCAATAAGTTTTGGAAGGAGATTGGAGCTGGTGAGTACGACATTAGCGCCATCAAGTCCGCTGACATCCTCCACCCAGCTCTTCGCTATGTTCATAAGCTCTTGGCAACCACCTTATATGCAAGAAAAGAAGTGGGGAGGATTGTGCAAGACGAACTGCACTTTCTAATTTTCGGGATTGGCTCGATTACCACAGATTATAGACAAGGGCGCTATGAGCATCAACCGGGAACAGTTGGGATTTTTATCGAGCGTCTTATCTACTACAAGAAGTGGGCATGGACGAGCCATGACAAGAAACCAAAGTTGTTTATCTTGGGACTCATCACACCCTTGCTTGAAGCGATGAATATTCCACTAGTCGGCGACGAAATTGAATTCGCTGTGATGGACGAGGTACATCTAGACCGGACTGGTTTCTTGGATGGGATCCTTGATGGGAAGTATATCTACCGCTACAAAAAAGGGTCAAGGAAAGAATCTTGCAGCGTGCTTCTCCCATGCCTTCCTTCCACCTCATTGCGATACCGGGAAAACCTCACATTCCACCCTCCTCCTTCAGCACTTTTTCATCCAGCCACACAAGAAATGCCCTTGAAGATTTcaaggaagaagaagcagccaggTGATGATTCTACTGAGTCCGAAGATGTTGAGCAGCCTATTCCGAGCACAGTTTATGGGAGTTCCCGCTACTACTTTGAGCCTCTAACAACTCCTCTCCCTGACGGTCCACTACGTGATGCCCACAACCAGATCAGAGCACTTCAGCGAGGTCAAAAGTATCAGGATAGGACCATCTCAAGGCTAGTAAAATCAATAAACTACTTAGCGGGAAAGCTGAAGAAGTTGACCATGAGGACAAAGAGATCTCATGCTTCAACAACAGAAGCAAGTGAGGAGGGAATCCGGGATGACATGCAAACAGAAGCGACTGGGCCGGTACAAGATCACCGACATTCTTATCATGGAGATGCCACTGCCACTCAGTCCTAA